The DNA segment CCGGCGCTGGCGGTCCCGAAGGACTGGGACGAGATCACGCCGGAATGGATGACCGCCGCGCTGTCGGCGACGCATCAGGACGCGGTGGTCGAATCCGTCCGCGTCGACCTGCGCGACGACGGCACCAACCGCCGGGCCCGCCTGCGCGTGGAGTACTCGGCGGGTTCGGGTCCGGCGACGGTGTTCGTCAAAGCGGTGGACCCCGCGCACCGCGACCTGGTCCGGCTCACCAGCGGTCTGTTCCACGAACCGCGGTTGTTCAACTCACGCGTCGATCTGCCGCTGGAGCACCCCACCGTGTTCTGCGCGCTGATCGACGAATCCGCCGAGGATTTCATCCTGGTGATGGAGGACCTCACCACCCGCGGTGCCGACCCGCGGGATGCGACGCGGCCGCTGAGCGTCGAGCAGGCCGCCACGGGTGTGCGCGGGTTGGCTCGCATGCACGGAAAGTACTGGGGTGAGCGGGTTCTCGAAGAGCCCGCCCTCGGCTGGCTGGAGCCGTTCGTGCCGTGGGACGGTATGGGCGCCGCCCCACTGTCGGAGGCGCAGAAGCGGCTGGGCGACGATGCGCCGGACGTCGTGATGGCTCTGACCATCGACGGGCTCATCGAGGACATCTGGAAGCCGTACATCCGCAGCCTCACCAAGGCTCCGCAGACGCTGCTGCACGGTGACCCGCACATCGGCAACACCT comes from the Mycolicibacterium litorale genome and includes:
- a CDS encoding phosphotransferase, yielding MTTPPTADPALAVPKDWDEITPEWMTAALSATHQDAVVESVRVDLRDDGTNRRARLRVEYSAGSGPATVFVKAVDPAHRDLVRLTSGLFHEPRLFNSRVDLPLEHPTVFCALIDESAEDFILVMEDLTTRGADPRDATRPLSVEQAATGVRGLARMHGKYWGERVLEEPALGWLEPFVPWDGMGAAPLSEAQKRLGDDAPDVVMALTIDGLIEDIWKPYIRSLTKAPQTLLHGDPHIGNTYLLPSGEVGFLDWQVARRGNWSLDLGYFLQGALTIEDRRRSERHLLEEYRDALGLPADELPSLGEIWLRYRASVAHGLTLWLCTASAGELWQRPDIAIALAQRYSAAYADLQTAEALADIDT